In Oreochromis aureus strain Israel breed Guangdong linkage group 22, ZZ_aureus, whole genome shotgun sequence, the genomic window TTGTCAGTGTAATTAGTTTATCTGTAATctatatgtaaaaaataaaatacgtAATAGTAATAATTAAGTAAAGAATTAAGGGGATCACTTCAGTAGCAACATGAGCACAGTAGGAACATGTCTTGGTGTTTTTTGCATGTGTCATGCCAGTGTTACGATATTGTGTAATGAAGTCACGCTTTACCAGAACTACATTTCTGAGATTGTTGTGCACTCTCTTCCAGTTGGagatttaccttttaccttctTGCTTTCTTTGCTGGCCTGGCAGTCCTAATTGATGTGAGTATACTgtcagaaatgtttgcacaaagCAAAGTTTCTCTGCATACAACAACTATGCAAAGGTTAATAGAAGTAAATGCATTTCTGCGAGTTAAAGATTGTTTCCTACAGTGTGTCTCCTGAGATTCAGCCACAGAACTGACCATCTAATTAAAGTTATTTGTGTTCAGCtggagctatttttttttttttttttttttttttttgtagagaaacaaaaaaaaaagagttaacaTGTAAAGCGAGTAAAATCATAGAAGCTCATGGTAAGGTTGGAAAATGGACAACTGTAACTTGATTCCAGCTATCAGTTATCGCCGTCCTCTTCACTTTGGCTGTGCTTATATTGCTTGTCATTTGTGTATTAGAGTGCTTGAGCTGTTGTGTTGAACACTTAAACCATCACTAATATGCTGATTGTGTCTCTCCTCTCAGAAACCATGGTTCTACGATGTGAAGCTGATATGGGAGAACTTCCCAAAAATGGTATTTAAAACTGATCCGTGGCCTCGCTTTCATTCAAATAATGACCTGAGCAATGGCTAAAATAACTAACTCTTCTTCCTCTACTCTCCCAGCCGCTGCTGCCTTCACAGTACTGGTACTACATGATCGAACTAGGCTTCTACATCTCACTGCTTGTCAGCGTAGCGTCAGATGTCAAGCGAAAGGTAAGCGATACTGTTTTGTCTTTAAGCTCTGGTAGATGTCTATCCTATAAAACCCCTCAGCTACCCTCCATCAAGAGAATTCACCCAGTGAGTGCGTATGACACTGAGAATGTATTTTGAGGTTTGGATATTGATTTTCTCCTCAAGTCCTGACTTTATTGTATCAAGTGGTGCTTTCTGCATTCAGAACGACGTTAACGATGGTGATTGGTTCCACTTTATCCTCTCTTTGCTGAAGTCATAGTGAGTGAACAACAAACTGAGCTGCTCCTTTGGTTGGATGCTGTTGGCTTTTTAGCGTCTCTGAGTTAATGTGTGACCAGAGCTCTGTGGAAAATCTCACTGTGGAGAGACTGATTTACCATTTTATCCACAGGTTTGCATGTTGTTATAAAAAGTAGTTTTCAGCAAACTGTGAGGCCTCTGTGTCACGGCCTGTTTTGTAACGCTGGTTCACAAGTTCAAGGAACTAATCTTTTAAACCGAAATGTAGGATTTTTGAGGCTTATCTGGGAAGCATCAGAGCTGCAATCAACCTCCAATTTGAAGATTTGTTTTGTAACTTTCAattgagtttctttcttttctttctaacTTTTTTGAATGTGtatttagtttctttttataCCGCCAAAGTTCTACAATCCTCTGTGTGCAAGAAGTTAATGATTTGTAAAAGTTGCATCTACCAGACAAATGTGGTCGATTGGTGACCTGTCTTTACAGCTTGATCAATAAGTGACTAAATCTGGTGGATTTTGGTTCTTGCATCATCcgtttctgtctcttttttttttttttttttttccaggatttCAAAGAACAAATAATTCACCACGTGGCCACCATCGCCCTCATCAGCTTTTCTTGGCTGGTCAACTACATCCGGGCAGGGACTTTGATCATGTTGGTTCACGATGCCGCTGACTATTTAATGGAGGTATGACAACAACCTGCTAACAGGGCAGGAGATGGTACCAAATGAATGTCTGTAATCACACAGCAGTATACATCATTAAAGCAGCCCTCTGCCTTGATACCTACAAACACTGCAGAGTACCTCCATGCTAATCTTAAGAGCACTGGAGTCCACTGAGTTGACTGCCTGCCCTCTAGAGGAAAATACATGAAGAGCTAACTCTCTCTCTATCCACCCCTCTTTACCTCTATTAGtccatttttctttctgtcatcTCTCTCCagctcttttctttgtttacttttctgtctgtccatctttttttctattctcttttttctctgtctctttctttcaGTTTACCTGTCTCATCACTCTGTTTTCACTATCCGTGTCTCCATatttcactttctttctttctgtttctatttattaattttaaaggGACAATGCAGTTTGACTGTTTGAATACAGAGAAACTGATGTGCTACACGTAGTTTATAGCTAATGCTATTTTCCAACCCGTGTCCCTTTTTTGAGATTTTATATCCATAatgcaaaaacaacatttatagCAATGCACTGCTATCATACAAAGCAATGAGAATGaataattgtgacattaaaatgaatgaatggttTCTCTCTTTAAAGTCTGCCAAGATGTTCAACTATGCAGGCTGGAGGAGGACCTGCAACTTCATCTTCACCATGTTTGCTGCAGTTTTCATCGTCACCCGACTCATAATCCTCCCCTTCTggtaaaaaatgaaaagactatAAATGTTTTCCATTGTTAGAAATGGTAAAGGATACAGTTACAGGATACAGTGCATCATCTGTGTAATTCCTTTGTGCCTCAGAGGTTAACCAAAAACTTTTAAAGCCATTAGAGAAATGCACTGTTGCACAGATACCAAGCATCTTCATTATCATGATGGGAATTTTccagtattttctttttataaacttGAGCACTGTGGTAAATTACATCACTGAGCACAAATGGCTTTTGAGAGATGGCCTAACAGGTTGTTCCGGTAtccttcatgttcatgttttgcTCCTCGCTGCGAAAGGACTCCACCCAACAAGTGGAGGTGTAAGGTGTCCATACCAATATTGTCCCTGGTTCTTAGCATCcgtcctctctctgtgtcacaatAGCTGCTGTGTACACGTTCGTAACAGGCAGATTCATTCACACAAATTCCCTCTGGGGtgggaagcagggaaaaaaAGTACTGTGATGAGTAAGCATTACTGGTGCTCTGTTCAATTAATGCAGCACTGTGCAGGTAAATGGGTAGTTTACTTTATTTAGCAGAACTTTCCTAAATTTGCTCGAAACTTCCTCTGACTTTATTCTGGAAATGCAACAACAGAGCCATTGTGGAGCCTCCTGGCTCCTCTCAATGGGCTGTTGAGGCTGGCTGTAGGTGGCTCTGACTGGACTCTCTGTTCTGCCTTTGTCCTCTCATCCAGGATCATACATACGACGTTTGTGTACCCGCTGACTCTCTACTCCCCCTTCTTCGGCTTCTACTTCTTCAACGGGTTGATGTGTGTGCTGCAGGTCCTGCACATCTTCTGGGCGGTGCTCATCCTGCGAATGGTCGTCAAATTCCTGCCGGGCAATGTGAGAAACACCCGCTTTTGAATGTCTTGAATTTATTAAACCGGCTGTGTAACACAATCACCTCACGCTATCAGTTGTAAAATTTTTACCCTGtccctccttcttcttttttttttttttttttttttttttttttttttttctttttttttttgcccatcAGGACATCGTCGAGGACGAGAGGAGCGATAAGGAGGAAACTGAGTCAGACGATGAAGACGGCAATTGCGAACATAGGGAAAAGTCTAGAAACGGGCACGTGCAGAACGGCCACACTGTCctcaacaacaaccacagtaaGAGGGACTGATTGGACTGTGAGGTCTGCATGAGAAGTAATGACAGGCCCTGGTCTGAAAGCCAAAGAACGTGAGCACGGCAGGTTGAAAGGGGGCAGCa contains:
- the cers2a gene encoding ceramide synthase 2a isoform X2, with protein sequence MLSRLSELIWADWIWFPEGHGWADLKDHDGKVFPNPKDLWATIPIALCFLVIRQIFERTVAIPLASLLGVSDKQRVGASPNPVLESYFCSTSKHPKQSSIESLSKQTGCSVRQVQRWFRRRRNQDRPSKLKKFREASWRFTFYLLAFFAGLAVLIDKPWFYDVKLIWENFPKMPLLPSQYWYYMIELGFYISLLVSVASDVKRKDFKEQIIHHVATIALISFSWLVNYIRAGTLIMLVHDAADYLMESAKMFNYAGWRRTCNFIFTMFAAVFIVTRLIILPFWIIHTTFVYPLTLYSPFFGFYFFNGLMCVLQVLHIFWAVLILRMVVKFLPGNDIVEDERSDKEETESDDEDGNCEHREKSRNGHVQNGHTVLNNNHNVPRARR
- the cers2a gene encoding ceramide synthase 2a isoform X1, with translation MLSRLSELIWADWIWFPEGHGWADLKDHDGKVFPNPKDLWATIPIALCFLVIRQIFERTVAIPLASLLGVSDKQRVGASPNPVLESYFCSTSKHPKQSSIESLSKQTGCSVRQVQRWFRRRRNQDRPSKLKKFREASWRFTFYLLAFFAGLAVLIDKPWFYDVKLIWENFPKMPLLPSQYWYYMIELGFYISLLVSVASDVKRKDFKEQIIHHVATIALISFSWLVNYIRAGTLIMLVHDAADYLMESAKMFNYAGWRRTCNFIFTMFAAVFIVTRLIILPFWIIHTTFVYPLTLYSPFFGFYFFNGLMCVLQVLHIFWAVLILRMVVKFLPGNDIVEDERSDKEETESDDEDGNCEHREKSRNGHVQNGHTVLNNNHITTNTLKAHEHARRPKVMLLS